A single genomic interval of Thermoanaerobaculia bacterium harbors:
- a CDS encoding DNA-formamidopyrimidine glycosylase family protein — protein sequence MPEGDTISRAAFTLSRALAGKTVRRFRCAGASASRAALAGRRIDSVAAAGKNLLVRFDDGRTLRTHMRMHGSWHLYRPGERWRLPESLARAVLETDDWTAVCFSAPVVEVLRPGEERSHPALARLGPDVLGENFREDEAVSRLRARPDLEVGDALLRQDRIAGIGNIWKSETLFRCRVDPFARVSTLSDAVLAKVVREARKLMGRNSGEAYRPAKPTLAGTYAVYRRSGKPCRRCGTAIAMRRQGEEKRSTYFCPACQETAP from the coding sequence CTCGAGAGCGGCGTTCACGCTGTCGCGGGCGCTCGCGGGAAAGACCGTGCGGCGGTTTCGCTGCGCCGGCGCGAGCGCGTCGAGGGCGGCGCTCGCCGGCCGCCGCATCGATTCGGTCGCCGCGGCCGGGAAGAACCTCCTCGTCCGCTTCGACGACGGCCGGACGCTCCGGACGCACATGCGGATGCACGGCTCGTGGCACCTCTATCGTCCGGGCGAGCGCTGGCGTCTTCCCGAGAGCCTCGCCCGCGCCGTGCTCGAGACCGACGATTGGACCGCGGTCTGCTTCTCGGCGCCGGTCGTCGAGGTCCTGCGCCCGGGAGAGGAGCGCTCGCATCCGGCGCTCGCCCGGCTCGGACCGGACGTCCTCGGAGAGAATTTCCGGGAGGACGAAGCCGTGTCGCGCCTCCGCGCCCGTCCCGACCTCGAGGTCGGGGACGCGCTCCTGCGGCAGGACCGGATCGCGGGGATCGGGAACATCTGGAAATCGGAAACGCTCTTTCGCTGCCGCGTCGACCCGTTCGCGCGCGTTTCGACGCTCTCCGACGCCGTGCTCGCGAAGGTCGTGCGCGAAGCCCGCAAGCTGATGGGAAGGAACTCCGGCGAAGCTTATCGGCCGGCCAAGCCGACGCTCGCCGGAACTTACGCCGTCTATCGCCGGAGCGGAAAGCCGTGCCGGCGCTGCGGGACGGCGATCGCGATGCGGCGTCAGGGCGAAGAGAAGCGGAGCACCTACTTCTGTCCGGCGTGTCAGGAGACCGCGCCTTGA